The genomic interval CTACGACCGCCCCGACGACCACGAGCCCTCGCGCACCTTCCGGCTGCGCGAGCGCACCGCGTTCGTCTGGCACGGCTACGTCCCCGGGCTCGGGCCGGGCACCTTCTACGGCTACCGCGTCAACGGGCCGTACGAGCCGCACCGGGGCTTCCGCTGCAACCCCTTCAAGCTGCTGGTCGACCCCTACGCCCGCGCGCTGGCCGGCCCGGTGCGCTGGGAGGCGCACCCCTTCGCCTACCCGTTCGACCAGCCGGGCGAAGACTGGGTGCTGGACGACGAGCGCGACGACTGGGGGGTGCCCAAGGGCGTGGTGGTCGACGACGCGTTCGACTGGCGGGGCGACGAGCCGCCGATGATCCCCTGGCACGAGACGGTGATCTACGAGGCCCACGTGAAGGGGCTCACGAAGCTGCACCCCGACGTCCCCGAGGAGCTGCGCGGCACCTACGCGGCCGTGGCGCACCCCGCGGTCGTCGAGCACCTGAAGTCGCTGGGGGTCACGGCCATCGAGCTGCTCCCCGTGCACGAGTTCATCGACGACTTCTTCCTGATCCAGAAGGGCCTCAGCAACTACTGGGGGTACAGCACCATCGGCTTCTTCGCGCCCGACGGCCGCTACGCCCACGCGCGCGACTACGGCGAGCAGGTGCGCGAGTTCAAGGAGATGGTGCGCCGCCTCCACCTGGCGGGGATCGAGGTGATCCTGGACGTGGTCTACAACCACACCGCCGAGGGGAACCACCTGGGGCCCACCCTCTCCTTCAAGGGGATCGACAACCCCACCTACTACCGCCTGAAGCTGGACGACCCCCGCTACTACATGGACTACACGGGCACCGGGAACTCGCTGAACCTGGTGCACCCGCAGACGCTGCAGCTGGTGATGGACTCCCTGCGCTACTGGGTGCAGGAGATGCACGTGGACGGGTTCCGCTTCGACCTGGCGGCCACGCTGGCGCGCGAGCTCCACGAGGTGGACCGGCTCTCCTCCTTCTTCGACGTGATCCACCAGGACCCGGTGATCAGCCGCGTGAAGCTGATCGCCGAGCCGTGGGACGTGGGCGAGGGCGGCTACCAGGTGGGGAACTTCCCCGTGCTGTGGGCCGAGTGGAACGGCAAGTACCGCGACACCGTGCGCGCCTACTGGCGGGGCGACCAGGGGACGCTGGGCGAGCTGGGCTTCCGCCTCACCGGCTCCAGCGACCTGTACGAGAGCGACGGGCGGCGCCCCCACGCCAGCATCAACTTCATCACCGCGCACGACGGCTTCACGCTGGCCGACCTGGTGAGCTACAACCACAAGCACAACGAGGCCAACAAGGAGAACAACCACGACGGCGCCGACCACAACCTCTCCTACAACTTCGGCGTGGAGGGCCCCACCGACCGGGCCGACATCGTGCGCCAGCGCGAGCGGCAGAAGCGCAACTTCATCGCGACGCTGCTGCTGTCCCAGGGCGTGCCCATGATCTGCGGTGGGGACGAGATGGGGCGCACGCAGGGGGGGAACAACAACGCCTACTGCCAGGACAACGAGATCTCCTGGACCCACTGGGACCTGTCGGAGCACGACCGCGCGCTGCTGGAGTTCACCCGCAAGGTGGCCCGCATCCGCAAGGAGCACCGCACCTTCCGCCGGCGCAAGTTCTTCCGCGGCCGCCCGATCCGCGGCTCCGACGTGAAGGACGTGGCCTGGTACCGCCCCGACGGGATGGAGATGACCGACGTGGAGTGGATGTCGGGCTTCATCCGCGCCTTCGGGATGGCGCTGGGGGGCGAGGCCATGGAGGAGTGGGACGACGAGGGGCGCCAGGTGACCGACGACACCTTCCTCCTCCTCTTCAACGCCGACGGGGCCTGCATCGACTTCACCCTCCCCGACTTCGGCCCGGCGAGCGGGTGGACGGTGGTACTCGACACCAACGAGCCCGAGCTGGAAGAAGGCGCCCGCCGCTACGCCGACGGCGAGGCGGTCACGCTGGAGGGGCGGTCGATGGTGCTGCTCAGGGCGAGCGACGAGGGGAGTGCGTGAGTGCGTGAGTGCGAAAGTGCGAAAGTACGGGAGCGCGAGACCTGATGCCGGGTCCGGCGGAGGAATCCATCGCCCGCGACGATGTCATCCCGAGGGGCGCGGTAGCGACCCGAGGGATCTACTCGCCTCCGCGGGCGGGTCGCTCCCGGAGCGGGAGCTCGTCAGCATCGTTCGCTGACCCGACGTTCATTCGGATCTGATCTGAGGGGTGATAGTGCGAAGTCTGAAAGTGCCGGTCGAGCGCGGCGGCGGCCGCGGGTCTCCATCATCGACTGATTCTCGAGCGCGGGAGTCCGGCGAAGCGGAGGTGGGCGAGGCGAAGTGGCGGCTGCCCTTCGGGGCGAACGTGAGGGACGGGGGGACGGAGTTCCGGGTGTGGGCGCCGGGGCACGACCGCGTCGAGGTGGTGATCTACGGACCCGACGCGGAGAGGCTGCACCCGCTGCAGGCGGAGGAGGACGGCTGGTTCTCCGGGTTCGTCGCGGACGTGGGCGCGGGGGCGCATTACAGGTATCGGCTCGACGGGAAGCACGCCTTCCCCGACCCGGCCGGCCGCGCGCTGCCGGAGGGGGTGCACGGGCCCTCGCTGGTGGTGGACCCCGCGCCGTTCCGGTGGACGGACCAGGGGTGGCGGGGAGTGGCGCTCGAAGACCTGGTCGTCTACGAGCTGCACGTGGGCGCGGCGACGGCGGAGGGGACGTTCGACGCGCTCGTCGGGCGGCTGGACGAGCTGGCTGCGCTGGGGGTGACGGCGATCGAGCCGATGCCGGTGGCCTCCTTCCCCGGCCGCCGCAACTGGGGGTACGACGGGGTGGGGCTCTTCGCGCCGGCCGACGTCTACGGCGGGCCGGAGGGCCTCAGGCGGCTGGTGGACGCGGCGCACGCGCGGGGGATCGCCGTGGTCTTCGACGTGGTCTACAACCACCTGGGGCCGGAGGGGAACTACCTGCCGGCCTTCACCTGCGGGCGCTACTTCACCGACCGCCACCACACGCCCTGGGGCGACGCGGTGAACTTCGACGGGCCCGGCAGCGCGGCGGTGCGCGAGTTCGTGATCCAGAACGCGCTGCACTGGGCGCACGAGTACCACGTCGACGGGCTGCGGCTCGACGCCACGCACGCCATCCTCGACGACTCGCCGGTGCACGTGCTCACCGAGATGGAGACGCGGGTGCGGGCCTCGCTCCCGGAGGGGCGCCGCTTCGTCTTCATCGCCGAGGACGAGGGGAACGAGCGGCGGCTGATCACGCCGTCGGACCGCGGAGGGCTGGGGATCGACGCGGTGTGGGCCGACGACTTCCACCACCAGCTCCGCCGCCACCTGGCCGGTGACCACGAGGCGTACTTCGCCGACTACACGGGGACGGCCGGCGACCTGGCGGAGACGCTGCGCAAGGGGTGGTTCTACGAGGGGCAGCCCTCGCGCAACAAGGGGCGCCCGCGCGGCACGCCGGGGGGCGACCTCCCCCCGCCCTCGTTCGTGCACTGCATCCAGAACCACGACCAGGTGGGCAACCGCGCGCTGGGCGACCGGCTGACGGAGTCCGTCTCGCTGTCCGTCTACCGGGCGGCGTCGGCGCTGCTGCTGCTGTCGCCGTACACGCCGCTGCTGTGGATGGGGCAGGAGTGGGCGGCCACCACGCCGTTCCTCTACTTCACCGACCACCCGCCGGAGCTGGGGCGGCTGGTGACGGAGGGGCGGCGCAAGGAGTTCGGGAAGTTCTCCGCCTTCCGCGACCCGGCCTTGCGCGAGCGCATCCCCGACCCGCAGGCGCCGGAGACCTTCGCGCGCTCCAGGCTGCGCTGGGACGAGGCGGAGCGGATGCCGCACGCCGGGGTGCGCGCGCTCTACCGCGAGCTGCTGGCGCTCCGCCGGAGCGACCCCGCGCTCCGGCGGCGCGGCCGCGACTCGTTCGCCGTGGCGGCGCTGGGCGAGCACGCCCTGGCGCTGCGCCGCACGGGAGAGGACGGGAGCGCGCTCCTGCTGGTGGTCTCCTTCGCCGGCGCCCTCGCCGCCGACCCCGCCGCCCGCGAGGAGACGCGCGCGCCCCGGGGGCAGAGGTGGGAGCTGCTGCTCTCGACGGAGGAGGGCCGCTTCGGCGGGGGCCGGGAGGGCGAGGTGGCCCGCCTGCACCCGGACGGGCGGCTGGAGCTGGGCGGCGCGGGCGCGGTGGTGCTGCGGGCCAACGTCCATTCGCAATTCAGGGGAGAATGATGACCGTTCGACTTTCTCCGGAAGGCGTTCGGGAGATCCTGGAGGAGTTGGAGAAAGGTTCGCCCGACACACCGGAGAGGAGGGCGGCCTTCGAGCGTGCGCGGGCGATGTCGGCCCTGGTCGAACGCGAACTCGAGCAGGCGAAAGAGAGCCGCGGTGATGGGTGGCACCGACCGCCCTCGTAAATGCGTGTGAGCCGCGGCTACAGAACGGTGTCATTCTGAGGGAGCGTCTGACGTAAACCGCGTCTGCACCGGAGCCTGGACGCGACCGAAGAATCTACTCAGCCAGCGATGAGGCCGGCTCCATTGGGGCGGACCTCGCATGGGTCGAGTAGATTCTTCGGTCGCCGCCCGGCTTTGTCTCGCTCGCAGGTCCGGCTCAGGCGGCTCCCTCGGAATGACAGCGTTTTGCGAAGGCCGAAACCCGCTCTTTCCACTACGCGCATCTGCCTTTTTGACCAGAGAGGTAGGTGCGTTTTTTGCATATCCGCAGGGCGCGTCCCGCACGTGGCGGGGCGCTTCTCAAGGAGAAAGGAGCCTGGATCGAACGCTAGGAGGTGAGCGATGAGGTACTTCCTTCGCGCGGCCATGGCCGCCACGCTGCTGGGGACCACGGCGGCCCCGGCGCTCTCGCAGTCCCAGCCGCGGCCGTCCGGCCGCGAGCCTCGCGGGTCCTTCGAATACTTCGCCACCAGCGTCCGGACGGACATCGGCTCCCAGGCGCAGGGCTGGGGCGGCCGCCTGCTGCTGCCGCTGACGCGCGACGCGGCCTCGCCGCTCTCGCGCGTGGAGGTGGGCGCGTCGGTGGCGTGGTGGCCCGACGACGACCTCTCCACCCGGATGCTGCGCTACGGCGGCGAGGCCGGCGTGCGCCTGCTCTCCGCGCGGGCCGTGGAGCCGGTGCTGTCGCTGGGGGTGGGGGCGGTGCGCCGCGCGGAGCCGGACGTGCGCTGGCGCTTCTTCACGGGCGGGCTCACTCCCAGGGACCTGTCGGCCAGGGGCGAGCCGTCGCGCGTGGTCTCCGTCTCGGAGCGGATGGAGACGGCCCTGGCGGTGGCGCCCGGGGTGGGCGCGCGGGTGCGGCTGGCCTCGGGGCTGGCGCTGCGCGGCGACCTGCGGCGCGTCTTCGAGCTGGGCGACGGCCACGACGGGATGGAGCTGTCGGGCGGGGTGAGCCTGCCGCTCAGGCTCTGACGCCGGGCCCGGTCAGGCTGTAGGGGCGAGCCTGCGAGTCCGGACGGAGCCGGCATCGGCGCGTGAGGCTGCTTGCCGCGCGCGGGCCGGGATCCGCCGGGCGAGGCAGGCCTCGCCCCTGCGTCCTTCGCCGAGCGGTGAGCTGCATGAGGGATGCGCGCCCGACAGGGCCGGGACGCCGCCGCCATGGGGGGTATCGTGGCGGCGGTGGCCCGGCGCCGTTGGGCTGCGTTGTTTGCAGCCCTACCGCGCGCGCAACCCGGCCCCGCGACAGCGGGGACATGCCCGAATCCGCAGTTGCAGTTCTCTGGAAGTTCGTCAGCCCTGGCGCGGCGGCTCGGGGCGCAGGGGAAGGGTGAAGAAGAAGGTGGTGCCCTGGCCGGGGGCGCTCTGCACCCAGATGCGCCCGCCGTGCGCCTCCACGATCCCGCGCGCGATGGCGAGCCCCAGCCCCAGCCCCTGGCGGTCGCCACGCTCGGCCCGCCAGTAGCGCTCGAAGACGTGCGGGAGCTGCTCGGGCGCGATCCCCGGGCCGGTGTCGCTCACGAAGAAGCCCACTCCGCCCTCGCGGGGGGCGGCGCCCAGGGTGACGGTGCCGCCGCCGGGGGTGAACTTGATGGCGTTGCCCAGCAGGTTGGCCAGCACCTGCAGCAGCCGCGCGCGGTCGGCCTGCACCGCGGGGAGCCCCGGTGCGGCCTCGGGCTCCAGCGCGATCCCCTTCTGCTGGGCCAGCCCCCGGTGCAGCTCCACGGCGTCGGTCAGGAGACGCGCGGGCTCCACCGCCTCCAGGTGCAGCGCCCGCTGGCCGCTCTCCAGCGCCGCCGCCTCCATCAGGTCGCGGATCAGCGCCGACATCTGCTGGGCCGAGCTGCGGATGGCGCGCAGCTGCTTGCGCTCGCGCTCGCTCCACTTCGCGGCGCCGCTGTACTCGTCCAGCACGGTGGCCGCCAGGAGCACGGCGTGCAGCGGGTTGCGCAGGTCGTGCGAGACCACGGCCAGCACTTCCTCGCGGGCGCGGGTGGCCTGGCGCGCCTGCTCGTAGGCGCGCGCGTTCTCCAGCGCCAGCGCCGCCCGCCGGGCCAGGTCGGCCGCCACGGCCAGGTCGGCGGCGTCGTACGGGGCGCCGCCGGTGCGGGCGAAGGTGAGGGCGCCCAGCGTGCGCCCCCCGGCGCGCAGCGGGGCCACCATGGCCGAGCGGATGCCGAGCGCCAGCAGCATCTCCAGGTGCTCGGGCTCGGCGGCCGCCTCCTCCAGCAGCGCGCGGGGGACTTCGGAAAGGAGCTGCGGCTCGCCGGTGCGCAGCGCGGCCGTCACCGGGCCGGGGCCCACGGGGTCCACGGGGAAGCGGCGCAGCGTCCCGCGCAGCAGCTCCAGCCGGGTGGGGTCGGCGTGGGCCACGCCGGCGGCGCGCACGGCGCCGCCCTCCGCCACGTGGACGATGCAGCAGTCGGCCAGGGTGCCGGCGGCCACCTCGGCCACCTGCTGCAGGGTCGCGGCGGGGTCCAGGGTGCCGGCCAGCACCTCGCTGGCGCGGCCGAGGAGCCGGTCGGCCTCTTCGCGGCGTCGGCGCTCGTGCACGTCGCGGAAGAAGACGGAGAGCCCCTGGTCGACGGGGAAGGCCTCCACCTCCGCCCAGCGCCCCAGCACCGGCGAGACCACCTCCACCCGCAGGGTGCGGCGCTCGGCCATGGCCCGGCGCAGCGCCCGCCCGGACTCGCTCGCGCCCGCCTCGGGGAAGCACTCCCACAGGGTGCGCCCCAGTAGGTCGGCGCGCGGGCGGTCCCACAGCCGCTCGGCGCAGCGGTTCACGTAGGTGATGCGCCAGTCGAAGTCGACGCTGAAGAAGGCGTCGCTGGTGCCCTCCAGCACGGCGGCCAGGCGGCGCTGCCCGGCCTCGGCCTCGGCGCGGGCGGCGCGCTCGGCCTCCAGCCGCCGCCCGCGCTCTTCGGCGGCGCGCCGCTCGGTGACGTCGCGCAGGAGCCAGCGCAGCCCCCGGGCGAGGCCCGCCCGGTCGCGCTCCACCGCCACGGTGCAGCTCACCTCCACCGCCTCGCGCCCGCGCGGGTGCAGCCGCAGGTCCCACCCCTCCACGCGGTCGTGCGCGGGGAGGCGGGCCAGCGCGGTGCGGAAGGCGCGCGCCTGGGGCGGGGCCACGTACACGGCCAGCGGCTTCCCCGCCAGCCGCGACTCGCGGACTCCCAGCAGCTCGCCGGCGGCGCGGTTGGCCTCGCGCACCACGCCGTCCAGGTCGGTCACCAGGTAGGGGTCGGGGGCGAAGTGGAAGAGCGCCAGGTAGCGGTGGTGCTCCTCTTCGACGCGCGCCTGCCCGGCGGCCACCGCGTCGATCTGCCGCCGGAGCTCCTCCTCGGTGACGCGCAGCTCCTCGAGCGCGGTGAGCAGCTCCTCCAGCGCCTCTTCCAGCAGCGGGGCGGGGGAGTGGGCCGCGCGCTCGCGCAGCGCGTCGACGCGGCGGACGGCTGCGTGGAGCTGGTCGCGGAGCTCGGTGTGCGACGCCATCGCCAGGGTGTTGCAGGGAACCGCGCCGCCGGGGAACGTCCATTCCCTTCCGGAGCAAGCGTTGCGCCACGCGGGGCGACAGGCGCGCGGGAGGTGTCGCGGGGCGGCCGCACCGGGAGCCTGCCGCGGGATCGATCGAAATACCGACGTGGTGTGAACGGCGGGATGGGGCTCGCCGAGCGGCGCGACGTGCGGCTGGCGTGGGGGCGCGAGCGGCCGGCGGTGTTCTGGCGGGCCTCGGCGGAAGGGCGGGCGGCGCGGGTGCTGGAGTGGCGCGAGCCGGGGGAGGGGGACGACGACGCGGAGGGCGGGTGAGGCGGCCGCACGGCTACAGCTCGCGATCCCGCAGCTCGCGCGCGGCGAGCAGCGCGTCGAGCGTCCGCTGCACCTCGCGCATCACCTCCATCTGGTGCTCGTAGCGCTGCTGGAGCTGCGCCACCTCCCGGCGCGCGGCCTCGGCGTCCCGTCGGGCGGCTTCCGCCACCCGCCGCGCCTCCTCGGCCACGTGGCGCGCCTGCTCGGCCGTCTCGCGCAGCCGCTCGGCCTCGGTGCGCCTCCACTCCGAGAGCGCCCGCACCTCTTCCACGTGCCGGCGCAGCTCCTCGGCGTCCTTCCGGTCGGTCTCGGCCGAGAACCGCTCCTCCTCCGCGACCGCGCGCTGCTGCTCGGCCGCGCCCGACGACTCGGCGGAGGCCCGCCGCTCGCGCTCCCACTCGGCGCGCTCCCGCTCGGCTTCCTGGCGGCGCAGCTCGGCGCCCTCGCGGGCGGCTTCGGCCGGGGAGGGCTGATCGCTCATGGCGTCGTGCGGCGCGGTTCCTGGTGGTCCCATCGTCGGCTCCTTCCCTCCCGGTCGGCGGCCCACGCGGGAAAGCGGAGAAATCGGCCGGGCGAGGACCGGGTCCTCGGCCTTCTCCGCGTGCGGACGATCAGGGCCGGACCGCCCCCCCCCCGGAGGAGGTGCGGCGGACGCGGGCGTTCCGCGGACTCCCTCACCCCGCCGCCGCCCTGCGCTGCCCCTCCTCCGCCCTGCGGAAGGCGTCCAGCGCCAGGTCGATCTCCGCCAGGCGGAAGTCCGTTGAGCGCGCGGAGTCCATCAGGTGGTCGACGAAGCGGAGCTCCAGGCTGGCGGCGGACGGCTGCCGCGCCTGCCGCTCCACTTCCTCCAGCCAGGTCCCCAGCTCGTCCAGCCAGGGGCCGGCGCCCCGCGTCCACTCGGCGAAGACCTCGGCCAGGCGGGTGGCGATGCGGATGGACTCGAACATGGACCACCCGAGCACGTGGCGGGCGTGCAGCCACGTCTGGCGCCGCGCCCGCTGCATGGCCCTGACCATGGGGTCGGCGTGGTCTTCATGCGCGGGCATCGCGTGCACCCCGGGCCAGAGGGCGAGCGACTGCGAGATGCTGCGGTGGAAGCACTCCCAGGCCGCCTCCCGGCGGGGCTGCTCCGCGACTGCGTTCCGGCTCGTCCGCGGCATCGTCTTCACGCAACTGCCCGGGTGTCCGACACGACCGGCCGCCTGGAGGCACGGCCGGACCTCCGCCGCTCAGCCGCCGTCCTGCCCGTCGCCGTGCGGCTCCTCCACCAGGGCAGCCGCCCGCTCGCCGCGCAGCCCGGAGGGAGCGCCCGCGCGCAGCTCCTCCATCACCAGCACCGCGCCGCGCACCGCGCGCCCGCCGTCCAGGAACGGGGAGCAGATCACCTTGCAGCGGATGGCGCGGCCGCGGCGGTTCACGGCGTCCAGCACCAGCTCCTCGGCCTGGGTCGCGCCCTCCATGCAGGCGCGGACCGGGGCCTTGAGCCGCTCCACCGGCAGGCCGATGTCGAGGTTCTGGAAGGCGAGCCCCTCCACCTCGTCGGCGCGCAGCCCCCACAGGTCCTCGGCCTGGCGGTTCCACACGCGGATGTCGAAGCCGCGGTCGAGCACCACCACCGCCAGGCGCAGCGAGGCGAGGATCGAGCGCATGTAGGCGTTGACGTTGTTCAGCTCGGCCGTGCGCCGGCTCAGCTCGTCGTTGAGGGTCTCCAGCTCCTCGTTGGTGGACTGGAGCTCCTCGTTCATCGTCTCCAGCTCTTCGTTGGTGCTCTGCAGCTCCTCGTTGGTGGTCTCCAGCTCCTCGACCGTGCTCTGCAGCTCCTCGTTGGTGGTCTCCAGCTCCTCGATGGTGCTCTGCAGCTCTTCGTTGGTGGTCTCCAGCTCCTCGTTGGTGCTCTGCAGCTCCTCGAACGCCGTCTCCGCCTCCTGGTGGGCCTCCGACAGCTCGGCCCGCAGCCGCGCCGACGCGGTCACGTCCACGAACGCGATGCTCACCCCCAGCGGCGCCCTGGCCCCGTCCAGGAGCGGCACCACGTGCAGGTCGAAGGTGCGGAAGTCGCCGCCGGGGCCGGGGAACTCCACCTGCTCCAGCCGCACCGGCCGCCGCTCCTGGCCAGCCTGCTCGATCCGCGAGCGCAGCTCCACCGGGCGGTAGCTCACGGTGAGGTCCTGCAGCGGGCGTCCCACGTCGGCGGCGCTGAGCCCGAAGAGGGCGCGGGCCGGCTCGTTTGCCAGCGCCAGGGTGCCGTCGGGCGCCACCACCAGCTGGGCCGCGGCGCCCGCGTCCAACGCCGCGTCGCGCAGCCGGAGCTGGCCGCGCTGCGAGACCTGGCCCCCTTCGCGCGGCGGCGGTCCCAGCGCCAGCAGCCGCTCGCGCAGGCTGGCGGGGCGCGACACCCTGGCGAAGACGCGGGCCTTCAGGTCGAGCGGGGCGAAGAGGCTCCCGTGGGTGCGCATCATCTCCGCCTTCCCCAGGAACAGCAGGCCCCCGTCGTTCAGCGCGAAGTGGAAGCGGCTGACGATGCGCGCCTGGACCTCGGCGTCGAAGTACATCAGCGTGTTGCGCGACACCAGCAGGTCCAGGTGCGAGATCGGCGCGTCGCGCACCAGGTCGTGCCGCCCGAAGATCACCAGGCGCCTGAGGTCGGGCCGGAACGCGAACCGCTCCGCGGCCGGCTCGAAGTAGCGCTCGCGCAGCTCCGCGGGCACCGCCTCCAGCGCCCTGGCGGGGTAGACGGCCTGGCGCGCCTGCAGGAGCGCCTCGTCGTCCACGTCGGTGGCGTAGATCTTCACCTGCTCGCGGAAGCGGTCCGGCCCCAGCGCCTCGGCCAGCACGATGGCCAGCGTGTACGTCTCCTCGCCCGAGGCGCACCCCGCGCTCCACACGCGCAGCGGCTCGTCGAGCGCCTTGCGCTCCAGCAGCGGCGCCAGGTGGCCGCGCACCAGCGTCTCCCACGCCTCGGGGTCGCGGAAGAAGCCGGTGACGTTGATCAGGATGGTGTTGAAGAGGGCGGTGAACTCGTCCGGGCGCTCTTCCAGGTACCCCCGGTAGGCCGCGTAGTCCGCCGCCGCCACCTCGTCCATCCGCTTGCGCACCCGGCGCATGAGCGAGGAGCGCTTGTAGCCGGTGAAGTCGAAGCCGCGGTCGTCCCGGAGGAACTCCAGCAGGCTCTCGAAGGCGGGGTCGTGCTCGTTGCGCGTCATGCGGGTCCTGCGTTGCGCATTTTTGTGCCGGGAAGATGCCGCCGGACGGCGTGGCCGGGAACCGCGCGACGGATTCGGGCGTGTCCCTCCGCTGCGCTCCGGGCCGGGCTGCGCGCGCCGTAGGGCAGCAAACCACGCTGCCCAACGGCGCCGGGCCCCGGCCGCGCCCAACCCCGCGTCCCGGCCCTGGCGGGCGCGCATCCCTCACGCGGGGTTTCGTCACGCGCATCGCCCGGATTCGCAGGGGCGAGCATGCGAGTCCGCGCGAAGCTGCACCGGCACGTCAGCCCCGCCTCCCGCACAGGCACCGGCATCCGCCGGTCGAGGCATGCCAGGGCGTGCCTCGCCCCTGCGCGAGCTTTCCGCGCGCACCCTCGGCCCACGTCCAACCCGTCAAGTACCCTCCCGGGGTTGGGAGAGAGGGTTGCTGGCGCCGGGTGAGGGCCCCTGCCGCCGCGACCAACCGCGATTTCGTACCTCGTACCGCGTACTCACGCACTTCCGCACTGCTCACACGTTCCGCCGTGCCAGCCGCACCAGCGCCGGAGCGATCTCGTCGAGCGGAAGGACGTGGTCGACGGCCCCCGTGCGGATGCTGCTCTCGGGCATCCCGCGCGCCACGGCGCCGGCCGGGTCCTGCGCGATCACGGTGCCGCCCCGGTCGTGCACGCGCACCACCCCGCCCGCCCCGTCGCGCTCGCGGCCGGTGAGCACCACCGCCACCGCCTCGCCGTCGAACGCGTCCGCCACCGAGGCGAAGAGCACGTCGGCCGAGGGGCGCACGAACTGTACGGCCGGGTCGTCGGAGAGCGAGAGGGTGCCGTCGCGCTCGACGCGGAGGTGCCGTCCGGGCGGGGCCAGGTAGACCCTCCCCTCCACCATCCGCTCCCCGTCTCGCGCCGCGCCCACCGGCAGCCGCGTCTCGGGCGAGAGCACCTGGTCCAGCACGCTGCGCGAGCGCGGGCTCAGGTGCTGCACCACCAGCACCGCGGCGGGGAAGTCGGCGGGAAGCGCGCCGAGCACCCGCTTCAGCGCGCGGATCCCGCCCAGCGAGGCGCCCACCGCCACCACCGTGCGGGGGCGGTCGGTTGCCTCGTCCCCGCCGCTCACGGGGGAGGGGGCGCGGCCGGACGGGGTGCGCATCGCGGCTCTCCGGGTGGGGGAGGCCCTCCGCCGGGGAGGGTACCGGCCAATATCGGCGCGGAAGCGGGAAGTGTCAAAGGTGGCGCCTCCATGCGCCGGCCGTGCACGGCTCTTGCTCACGTGACTCCGTTCACCCGCGAGCCGCGGGGACGCCGCAGGTGGCCAGCACGGGAGAGGACGGTGCAGGGACATGACGTGATCGTCGTGGCGGCCTCGGCCGGGGGGGTGGAGGCGCTCTCCGCGCTGGCGGCCGGGCTGCCGCCCGACCTGCCCGCCGCCGTGCTGGTGGTGATGCACTTCCCGGCGCAC from Longimicrobium sp. carries:
- a CDS encoding chemotaxis protein CheB encodes the protein MRTPSGRAPSPVSGGDEATDRPRTVVAVGASLGGIRALKRVLGALPADFPAAVLVVQHLSPRSRSVLDQVLSPETRLPVGAARDGERMVEGRVYLAPPGRHLRVERDGTLSLSDDPAVQFVRPSADVLFASVADAFDGEAVAVVLTGRERDGAGGVVRVHDRGGTVIAQDPAGAVARGMPESSIRTGAVDHVLPLDEIAPALVRLARRNV